Proteins from a single region of Chryseobacterium sp. T16E-39:
- a CDS encoding RagB/SusD family nutrient uptake outer membrane protein, which produces MKNKRFIYKTLSVLLLTGISYGAISCNNSNLEDVKNTGTFDSDNYFKNEEQSFSGLVAVYDMLRKYSGGFENEVTFFNGASDDFFSGGGSSTDGAGIQGFSNYTINPIIMPLSYWKDYYQGIAKANLLLDRIPNANMNEQTRKRFIAEAKVLRSLYYFELLRMFKNIPLILKPILANDDFYNIPQANPADVYAQIESDILSSINDLPLSIPSANKGEVGRITQGSARAILGKIYLYDKKNSEAATQLAMVNGTPGGTNQYGYKLVAKFSDLWLVDNKFTTESILEVMHTNKSNADWPFWGTGKDEGNTINQMVGIISYGRIVPAPGAPANDAPDLSSGWGFNPATEDLFNFMQGDPRLDATIFNAKQLKADNKISYSPGFKDTGYFLNKYVPRTADKSNQPGPTELNYRQNFIAIRLADTYLMEAEALGGSGARAQALLDAVRSRVGLASVPVSMQAIKDERRRELAGEGHRWFDLVRWGDAPAKLGARGFVAGKNEILPIPFNELVNTALKQNPGY; this is translated from the coding sequence ATGAAAAACAAAAGATTTATATATAAGACTTTATCTGTTTTACTATTAACAGGTATTAGTTACGGTGCTATATCTTGTAATAATAGCAATCTGGAAGATGTAAAGAATACTGGTACTTTTGATTCAGATAATTATTTCAAAAATGAAGAGCAGTCTTTCTCTGGTTTAGTTGCTGTTTATGATATGCTAAGAAAGTATTCGGGTGGATTTGAAAACGAGGTTACTTTTTTCAATGGAGCTTCTGATGATTTCTTTTCTGGTGGGGGAAGTTCAACAGATGGTGCCGGAATTCAAGGGTTTTCTAATTATACAATCAATCCTATCATCATGCCTCTAAGCTATTGGAAAGATTATTACCAAGGGATTGCAAAAGCAAATCTTTTACTGGATAGAATTCCGAATGCAAATATGAATGAGCAAACAAGGAAGAGATTTATAGCTGAAGCCAAAGTATTAAGATCTTTATATTATTTTGAACTGTTGAGAATGTTCAAAAATATTCCATTGATTTTAAAGCCCATATTGGCGAATGATGATTTCTATAATATTCCTCAAGCTAATCCGGCTGATGTTTATGCCCAAATAGAATCAGATATTCTTTCTTCTATTAATGATTTGCCCTTATCTATTCCATCTGCAAATAAAGGTGAAGTAGGAAGAATTACACAAGGATCTGCCCGTGCTATTCTGGGAAAAATTTACTTATATGACAAAAAGAATAGTGAAGCAGCTACCCAGTTAGCTATGGTTAATGGAACTCCAGGTGGGACTAATCAGTATGGTTATAAATTGGTTGCTAAATTTTCGGATCTATGGTTGGTAGATAACAAGTTCACTACTGAATCTATCTTAGAGGTAATGCATACCAATAAAAGCAATGCGGATTGGCCATTCTGGGGAACTGGAAAAGATGAAGGAAACACAATCAATCAAATGGTAGGGATCATATCTTATGGGCGTATCGTACCCGCCCCTGGTGCTCCAGCAAATGACGCTCCTGATCTTTCTTCCGGCTGGGGTTTCAATCCTGCTACAGAAGATTTATTTAATTTTATGCAGGGAGATCCTCGTTTAGATGCTACTATATTCAATGCTAAACAGTTAAAAGCAGATAATAAGATTTCTTATTCACCTGGATTTAAAGATACAGGGTATTTCTTGAATAAATATGTGCCAAGAACTGCTGATAAATCTAATCAACCCGGACCAACTGAGTTGAATTACCGTCAAAACTTTATTGCCATCAGATTAGCTGATACTTACCTTATGGAAGCGGAAGCTTTAGGAGGTTCTGGAGCAAGAGCTCAGGCGTTACTGGACGCAGTAAGATCAAGAGTAGGATTAGCTTCGGTTCCTGTTTCTATGCAGGCAATTAAGGATGAAAGAAGAAGAGAATTGGCAGGAGAAGGCCACAGGTGGTTTGACCTTGTAAGATGGGGTGATGCACCGGCTAAGTTAGGAGCAAGAGGGTTTGTTGCTGGTAAAAATGAAATTTTACCAATTCCTTTCAATGAATTAGTGAACACAGCTTTAAAACAAAATCCTGGCTATTAA
- a CDS encoding SusC/RagA family TonB-linked outer membrane protein has product MNIRISRGLGVVAVLYFTANFSAQKTANDTLPKEQKIEEVVMIGYGTQKKSNVTGAISSIKASDIDDVPAGRPEQILQGRAAGVSVISNSGQPGSTATIRVRGITSFGAGSNDPLWVVDGIVVDNIAWLNQSDIEGMEILKDGASAAIYGVSAAKGVVLITTKKGAKGRLNLSYNGFFGVGSASKKLDLLNASQYGMIMNEANMNDGKPATFSNPSALGNGTDWQKQIFNSAQRSSHEFSISGGSDKSTFYTSFGYYDQQGIVLRDISNYKRINGRINSTHKVFDFLTIGQTFAYTHTKSQGINENNEFGGPLSSAINLDPTTPVVVTNGIANQPFPSDYNNPNIVRDPNGNPYGISHFVNKEMTNPLAFRQTQLGRYKWTDDLVANIFADLKIYKHLSFKSSVNGKLSYWGNQAFTPVSYLSPASKNDFNNLFRETQKKFEWSTENTFTYQNKFGEHSLNVLLGQGYYEYNISSGQNTTYKNLPTNDWQEASFNFEIPQSDRATNAWDGKETHKTSYFARVVYDYANRYLFTGTIRRDGSSKFGSNNHWGNFPAMSLGWNVSNEEFWPQNNVVNSFKLRGGYGVLGNDAIDDFQFANFLVPGSNYTFGDDIIHIGYAPSTLENPNLKWERTSQLNIAADLKIFKNFDLSVDVYRKKSTDILRRIDLPGYLGLINNPFRNIGDMNNDGVEVSLGYKKNWGDFGFSANGNFAYLKNEITRLEGDKPYVNFASFQSMGAVSRLQVGSSYGSFYGYQNLGVFQNQAEIDAYRNANGGLIQANAKPGDFKRLDANGDGKIDENDYVNLGNSVPKYTFGLTLNMNYKNFDLMVFAQGQAGNKIFQGLRRLDIQEANYQTTILDRWTGEGTSNSIARVTKDDPNQNYTRMSDYYLQKGDYLRLKLVQVGYTLPKNLSETIGASKVRFYITAENLVTFTKYTGYDPEIAGGDTFGIDRAYYPQARTFLFGANVQF; this is encoded by the coding sequence ATGAATATTAGAATATCAAGAGGTTTGGGGGTGGTTGCTGTACTATATTTTACAGCAAACTTCAGTGCCCAAAAAACAGCCAATGATACGCTCCCGAAAGAACAAAAAATTGAGGAAGTAGTAATGATTGGTTATGGGACTCAAAAAAAGAGTAATGTGACCGGAGCAATATCCAGCATTAAAGCTTCCGATATTGACGACGTTCCTGCAGGAAGACCGGAACAGATTCTACAGGGTAGAGCAGCTGGGGTTTCTGTAATTTCAAATTCTGGACAACCAGGATCTACTGCTACAATAAGGGTTCGTGGGATTACCAGTTTTGGAGCTGGAAGTAACGATCCACTGTGGGTAGTTGATGGGATTGTAGTTGATAACATTGCCTGGCTGAATCAATCTGATATTGAAGGAATGGAGATTCTGAAAGATGGTGCTTCGGCAGCTATTTATGGGGTTTCTGCAGCAAAAGGGGTTGTCTTGATTACAACAAAGAAAGGTGCAAAAGGAAGATTAAATCTTTCCTATAATGGTTTCTTTGGGGTAGGAAGTGCATCCAAAAAATTGGATCTTTTGAATGCATCACAATATGGGATGATTATGAATGAAGCCAATATGAACGATGGAAAACCTGCTACTTTTTCAAACCCATCGGCGTTAGGAAATGGAACAGACTGGCAAAAGCAGATCTTTAATTCAGCACAACGATCTTCTCATGAATTCAGTATCAGTGGAGGAAGTGATAAATCCACATTCTATACTTCATTCGGATATTACGATCAACAAGGTATTGTATTGAGAGATATTTCTAATTATAAAAGAATTAACGGAAGAATCAACTCAACACATAAAGTCTTTGATTTCTTAACTATAGGACAGACCTTTGCTTATACACATACAAAATCACAAGGAATTAATGAAAATAATGAATTTGGTGGACCATTAAGTTCAGCGATCAATCTTGATCCAACTACTCCTGTAGTAGTTACAAATGGTATTGCCAATCAGCCTTTTCCAAGTGATTACAACAATCCTAATATTGTGAGAGATCCCAATGGAAACCCTTATGGAATTTCTCATTTTGTAAATAAAGAGATGACTAATCCATTAGCGTTTAGACAAACTCAATTAGGAAGGTACAAGTGGACAGATGATTTGGTAGCTAATATATTTGCTGATTTAAAAATTTATAAACATCTTAGTTTTAAATCAAGTGTTAACGGAAAGCTTTCTTATTGGGGGAATCAGGCTTTTACTCCGGTATCATATTTGAGTCCGGCAAGTAAAAATGACTTTAATAATTTGTTCAGAGAAACTCAAAAGAAATTTGAATGGAGTACTGAAAACACATTTACTTATCAAAATAAATTTGGAGAACATAGCTTAAATGTTTTGTTAGGGCAGGGCTATTATGAATATAATATTTCTTCTGGTCAAAATACCACTTATAAAAACTTACCTACCAATGATTGGCAGGAAGCTTCTTTCAATTTTGAAATTCCACAGTCAGATAGAGCTACTAATGCATGGGATGGAAAAGAAACTCACAAAACATCTTATTTTGCCAGAGTAGTTTATGACTATGCCAATAGATATCTTTTCACTGGTACAATCAGAAGAGATGGATCTTCAAAATTCGGAAGCAATAATCATTGGGGGAATTTCCCCGCAATGTCTTTAGGATGGAATGTATCTAATGAAGAATTCTGGCCTCAGAACAATGTCGTAAATAGTTTTAAATTAAGAGGAGGTTATGGAGTTTTAGGAAATGATGCCATTGATGATTTCCAGTTTGCCAATTTCTTGGTTCCTGGAAGTAATTATACATTTGGAGATGATATCATTCACATTGGATATGCACCAAGTACATTAGAAAATCCAAATTTGAAATGGGAAAGAACATCACAGCTTAACATTGCAGCGGATTTAAAAATCTTTAAGAATTTCGATTTGTCAGTTGATGTGTACAGAAAAAAGAGTACTGATATTTTGAGAAGAATTGATCTTCCTGGTTACCTTGGCTTAATCAATAATCCATTTAGAAATATTGGAGATATGAATAATGATGGGGTAGAGGTAAGTTTAGGATATAAAAAGAATTGGGGGGATTTTGGATTTTCAGCGAATGGTAATTTTGCTTATCTGAAAAATGAGATTACACGACTAGAGGGCGATAAGCCATATGTGAATTTTGCTTCATTCCAATCTATGGGAGCAGTTTCCAGATTACAGGTTGGTTCATCATATGGTTCATTCTATGGATATCAGAACTTAGGTGTTTTCCAGAACCAGGCTGAAATCGATGCTTACAGAAACGCAAACGGAGGATTGATCCAAGCGAATGCTAAACCTGGAGATTTTAAACGTCTGGATGCAAACGGAGATGGAAAAATTGATGAGAACGATTACGTAAACCTTGGGAACTCTGTACCTAAATACACATTTGGACTTACTTTGAATATGAACTACAAAAATTTTGATCTGATGGTATTTGCCCAGGGACAGGCAGGAAATAAGATATTCCAGGGCTTGAGAAGATTGGATATTCAGGAGGCTAATTATCAAACAACCATTTTGGATCGTTGGACGGGAGAGGGAACCTCCAACAGCATAGCCAGAGTTACTAAAGATGATCCTAATCAGAATTATACCAGAATGTCTGATTATTATTTACAGAAAGGAGATTACCTACGTCTGAAACTAGTACAGGTAGGATATACCCTTCCTAAAAATCTTTCAGAAACAATAGGAGCAAGTAAAGTAAGATTTTATATTACTGCAGAAAATTTGGTAACATTTACTAAGTATACAGGTTATGATCCTGAGATTGCAGGTGGCGATACCTTTGGAATCGATAGAGCATACTATCCACAAGCAAGAACTTTCCTTTTCGGTGCTAATGTTCAATTTTAA
- a CDS encoding glycoside hydrolase family 30 protein, with the protein MKFHSLYSFFFRSIAPLCGVVLLSLSACKSSSANKRNEVQVWLTKGDESVKLQQQPSINFTNNPYSGQNIEIDDTQKFQYIDGFGYTLTGGSVEVINRLSEPKRKALLLELFGNSNNSIAVNYLRLSVGASDLDGEVFSYDDLPEGKTDLTLEHFSLERDKDLIAMLKEILTINPKIKIISAPWSAPVWMKDNGKSKGGSLKPEYYGVYANYFVKYIQGMKKEGIMIDAITPQNEPLHPGNNPSLYMSSDQQKDFIKNHLGPVFQSNGVKTKIVVYDHNCNKPEYATNILSDPDAYKYVDGSAFHLYEGDISALSTVHNAYPNKNLYFTEQWTGAKSNFNEDLNWHTKNVIIGSMRNWSKIALEWNLANDPQFNPHTEGGCTECKGAITVSDKENFTRNVSYYIIAHAAKFIPAHSQRIASTQTDKLSTVAFKTPEGKTVLIVQNNNKTEETFSLTFNQKTAPITLSGNSVATYIF; encoded by the coding sequence ATGAAGTTTCACAGTTTATATAGTTTCTTTTTTAGAAGTATCGCACCACTTTGTGGTGTGGTACTTTTATCTTTATCAGCATGTAAGTCCAGTTCAGCAAATAAGAGAAACGAAGTTCAGGTATGGCTTACTAAAGGAGATGAAAGCGTAAAATTACAACAGCAACCTTCAATCAATTTTACAAATAATCCATATAGCGGTCAGAATATTGAAATTGATGATACTCAGAAGTTTCAATATATTGATGGTTTCGGATATACATTGACGGGAGGAAGTGTGGAAGTTATTAACAGACTTTCTGAGCCTAAAAGAAAAGCATTATTACTGGAATTATTTGGAAACAGTAACAATTCAATTGCCGTTAACTATTTAAGATTAAGTGTGGGTGCTTCTGATCTTGATGGTGAAGTATTTTCTTATGATGATCTTCCTGAAGGAAAGACAGATCTTACATTGGAGCATTTCAGTCTGGAAAGGGATAAAGATCTGATCGCAATGTTGAAAGAAATTTTAACGATTAATCCAAAAATTAAAATCATTTCTGCTCCCTGGTCTGCTCCGGTTTGGATGAAAGACAATGGAAAATCAAAAGGTGGAAGTCTGAAACCTGAATACTATGGAGTATATGCAAACTATTTTGTAAAATACATTCAGGGAATGAAGAAAGAAGGGATCATGATTGATGCGATCACTCCTCAGAATGAACCTTTGCATCCCGGAAATAACCCAAGCTTGTATATGAGTTCTGATCAGCAAAAAGATTTTATTAAAAATCATTTAGGTCCTGTTTTTCAATCTAATGGAGTAAAGACAAAAATTGTAGTATACGATCACAATTGTAATAAACCGGAATATGCAACCAATATCCTGAGCGATCCGGATGCATATAAATATGTTGATGGTTCAGCATTCCATTTATATGAAGGTGATATTTCTGCGCTGAGTACTGTTCATAATGCATATCCAAATAAGAATCTTTATTTTACAGAACAGTGGACGGGAGCAAAAAGTAATTTTAATGAAGATTTGAATTGGCACACAAAAAATGTGATCATCGGTTCGATGAGAAACTGGAGTAAAATTGCTTTAGAATGGAATCTGGCCAATGATCCGCAGTTTAATCCGCATACGGAGGGTGGATGTACAGAATGTAAAGGTGCTATTACCGTTTCAGATAAGGAAAATTTTACACGAAATGTTTCTTATTATATTATTGCACATGCTGCAAAATTCATTCCGGCTCACTCACAACGGATCGCTTCCACTCAAACGGATAAACTATCAACCGTTGCTTTTAAAACACCTGAAGGAAAAACAGTACTGATCGTACAAAACAATAATAAAACAGAAGAAACCTTCTCTCTTACATTCAATCAAAAAACAGCTCCGATAACTTTGTCGGGGAATTCGGTAGCAACCTATATTTTCTAA
- a CDS encoding MFS transporter — translation MGIIILQLSEAKITYEKLGLLESFKDLPIAFFSLFAVQFISRIGTKKALIFSLLIVAVCSSILPFVKVFWFYKLWFAIIGTCFAIGKICVFGIIRNNISDEKSLTKTMSNVEASFMIGIFVINTGFGWLISSQYSEYWKFGFMGIAVLSVVTMFLFSRLEIAEPEKSSQREDLLSDLSGFVNPSIIAFLVVVFSIVFVEQSFNSWLPSFYKNHLNVNSFFALQASSFLSLFSYIGRTITAHIIHRFPLSKYYVSCVSLIILVLVIILGIQYFDSEDSKVILFLFPVIGFFLSPLYPVVNSKMIVQINKKKTNLFTSLIVIFSSLGSSVSSIVISLLFENQLLRYYPLYILFIVTALFSISLIYFRLIKKRY, via the coding sequence ATGGGCATTATAATCCTGCAACTTTCAGAGGCAAAAATCACTTATGAGAAACTTGGACTTTTAGAATCTTTCAAGGATTTACCAATTGCTTTTTTTTCACTTTTTGCTGTTCAATTTATCAGCAGGATCGGCACAAAAAAAGCATTAATTTTTTCTTTACTTATTGTGGCCGTATGTTCATCTATCCTTCCTTTTGTAAAAGTCTTTTGGTTTTATAAACTTTGGTTTGCTATTATTGGAACATGCTTCGCAATTGGTAAAATTTGTGTTTTTGGAATTATCCGAAACAATATCTCCGATGAAAAATCGCTCACAAAAACCATGAGTAATGTAGAAGCTTCTTTTATGATAGGAATTTTTGTGATCAATACCGGATTTGGATGGCTTATCTCCAGTCAGTATTCAGAATATTGGAAATTCGGGTTTATGGGGATAGCAGTACTTTCTGTTGTTACCATGTTTTTATTTTCAAGATTGGAAATAGCCGAACCGGAAAAATCTTCTCAACGGGAAGATCTTCTTTCTGACCTGTCAGGATTTGTAAATCCTTCAATTATAGCTTTTTTAGTCGTTGTGTTCTCCATTGTATTTGTAGAACAGAGTTTTAATTCCTGGTTACCTTCATTTTATAAAAACCATTTAAATGTTAACTCTTTCTTTGCGTTACAGGCATCGTCCTTCTTATCTCTTTTTTCTTATATAGGAAGAACAATAACGGCTCATATTATCCATAGATTTCCACTTTCAAAATATTATGTTTCCTGTGTATCCCTAATTATTTTAGTATTGGTTATCATTTTGGGAATACAATATTTTGACTCCGAAGATTCAAAAGTTATATTATTTTTATTTCCTGTAATCGGTTTCTTTCTTTCCCCCCTCTATCCGGTTGTTAATTCCAAGATGATTGTTCAGATTAATAAGAAAAAAACAAATCTTTTTACTTCTCTGATCGTTATTTTTTCATCTCTGGGAAGTTCAGTAAGTTCTATTGTTATATCACTATTGTTTGAAAATCAATTACTAAGATATTATCCTTTGTATATTCTCTTCATTGTAACTGCCCTTTTTTCAATAAGTTTAATTTATTTTAGGCTTATTAAAAAAAGATATTGA